A single genomic interval of Deltaproteobacteria bacterium harbors:
- a CDS encoding DEAD/DEAH box helicase gives MDDREPGHGERSLESILDWWRRSKDISPCITRVEHIPARRGIYADFPPFIHGELVSVLKKRGISRLYSHQKEALEAVRSGKDVVVVTPTASGKTLCYNLPVLNDKMENPPSRSLYLFPTKALAQDQMAEVEEFQGGISRRLKVHTYDGDTPGEVRRAIRSQADIVITNPDMLHTGILPHHTKWASFFQNLRYVVIDELHFYRGVLGSHMANVIRRMDRVSAFYGSRPQFICCSATIANPKDLAERLIERRVELIARNGAPSGEKTFVFFNPPVVNKELGIRANHLKAAERLASALLKEKVQTILFVTSRLNVEVLTKYLKDRVGRSTGREQSIRGYRGGYLPRTRREIERGLREGRVLAVVSTNALELGIDIGWLNACMIVGYPGTIASTWQQAGRAGRRSGRALVVFVARSSPLDQFIIEHPDYFFGGSPEYGRVNPDNLLIMLSHIKCAAFELPFREGERFGGEDLDEILEFLADKEVLHKSGGRWHWTQDAYPADEVSLRSISEENFVVVDTTREKGKPANRVIAEVDFVGAHTTLYPEAVYMCESQLYQVERLDYHHRKAYVRRFHGDHYTEALSYTHIAILDTFEGSEEGSYRVEHGEIRLTSKVVGFKKIRFHTLENLGYGKVSLPDQEMHTTACWFTFRKAAIDSFSLPRWEVIDGVLGISHALHAVACLHLMCDPRDIQWTVGDREGRWFVRLSGEGRGLYGSVGGEDLVSPETVEEFEPTVYIYESYPGGVGFSHQIYDTREGLFRETLGLISRCPCSHGCPSCVGPTKEVGMNSKEVAMALLSHVLDSTGV, from the coding sequence ATGGATGACAGAGAACCAGGGCACGGGGAAAGGTCGCTGGAATCCATCCTAGACTGGTGGCGGCGGTCCAAGGACATCTCACCCTGCATAACGAGGGTCGAACATATACCCGCACGGAGGGGGATCTACGCTGATTTCCCCCCGTTTATTCACGGGGAACTCGTCTCGGTCCTGAAGAAGAGAGGCATCTCGAGGCTTTACTCCCACCAGAAAGAGGCTCTCGAGGCGGTCCGTTCGGGCAAGGACGTGGTCGTGGTTACACCGACCGCCTCGGGCAAGACCCTCTGCTACAACCTGCCTGTTCTCAACGACAAGATGGAGAACCCCCCTTCCCGCTCCCTCTATCTGTTTCCCACAAAGGCCTTGGCCCAGGACCAGATGGCCGAAGTCGAGGAATTCCAGGGCGGGATTTCCCGCCGTCTCAAGGTTCACACATACGACGGGGATACGCCCGGTGAAGTGCGCCGTGCTATCCGATCCCAGGCAGACATCGTCATAACAAATCCGGACATGCTTCATACGGGCATACTCCCCCATCATACCAAGTGGGCCTCTTTTTTCCAGAACCTCAGGTACGTGGTCATAGACGAGCTCCATTTCTACCGGGGTGTGCTGGGTTCCCACATGGCGAACGTGATTCGCCGGATGGATCGAGTCTCGGCCTTCTACGGGTCGAGGCCCCAATTCATCTGCTGCAGTGCCACAATCGCAAACCCGAAAGATCTGGCCGAGAGGTTGATCGAGAGGCGCGTGGAACTGATTGCCCGGAACGGAGCGCCCTCTGGGGAGAAGACCTTTGTCTTCTTCAATCCTCCTGTTGTCAACAAGGAGTTGGGTATCCGGGCGAATCATCTCAAAGCCGCCGAGAGACTCGCCTCGGCACTTCTAAAGGAAAAGGTCCAGACCATCCTCTTTGTTACCAGCAGGCTCAATGTGGAGGTGCTGACAAAGTATCTGAAAGACCGCGTTGGAAGGTCGACAGGCAGGGAGCAGTCGATCCGGGGGTATCGCGGGGGTTACCTGCCCCGGACGAGGAGGGAGATCGAGAGGGGGCTGCGAGAGGGCCGGGTTCTGGCAGTGGTCTCCACGAACGCCCTGGAGTTGGGAATCGACATCGGGTGGTTGAATGCATGCATGATCGTCGGCTATCCGGGCACCATCGCCAGTACTTGGCAGCAGGCCGGGAGGGCCGGGCGGAGATCCGGCAGGGCCCTGGTGGTTTTCGTTGCGAGGAGTTCCCCTCTGGATCAGTTTATTATCGAGCATCCGGACTACTTCTTCGGCGGGAGCCCAGAGTACGGCCGGGTCAACCCGGACAATCTCCTGATCATGTTGAGCCATATCAAGTGCGCAGCCTTCGAGCTCCCCTTCAGGGAGGGAGAAAGGTTCGGCGGAGAAGATCTCGATGAGATCCTGGAATTCCTGGCCGATAAGGAGGTCCTCCACAAGTCCGGGGGGCGGTGGCACTGGACACAGGATGCCTACCCTGCCGACGAGGTGAGTCTCAGAAGCATCTCCGAGGAGAACTTCGTGGTGGTTGACACCACGAGGGAAAAGGGGAAACCTGCAAACCGGGTCATTGCAGAGGTGGATTTCGTGGGGGCCCATACCACCCTCTATCCGGAGGCCGTCTACATGTGTGAATCCCAACTCTACCAGGTGGAGAGGCTCGACTATCACCACCGGAAGGCATACGTCAGGAGATTCCACGGGGATCACTATACCGAGGCATTGAGCTACACCCATATCGCCATCCTCGATACCTTTGAAGGCAGCGAGGAGGGTTCGTACCGGGTCGAACACGGCGAGATAAGACTCACAAGCAAGGTGGTGGGATTCAAGAAGATCCGATTCCATACCCTGGAGAACCTGGGTTACGGCAAGGTGAGTCTCCCTGACCAGGAGATGCACACCACTGCCTGTTGGTTCACCTTTCGGAAGGCGGCGATCGACAGTTTCTCCCTTCCCCGGTGGGAGGTCATAGACGGGGTACTGGGGATCTCTCATGCCCTCCATGCCGTGGCCTGTCTTCATCTGATGTGTGATCCCAGAGACATACAGTGGACTGTCGGAGACAGGGAGGGTCGTTGGTTTGTCCGGCTCTCGGGTGAAGGCAGGGGCCTGTACGGATCTGTCGGCGGAGAAGATCTGGTCTCTCCGGAAACGGTCGAGGAGTTTGAGCCCACTGTCTATATTTATGAGAGTTATCCCGGAGGAGTGGGGTTCAGCCACCAGATCTACGATACCAGAGAGGGCCTCTTCCGCGAGACTCTCGGACTCATCTCCCGCTGTCCCTGTTCCCATGGCTGTCCCTCGTGTGTGGGCCCCACAAAAGAGGTGGGTATGAACTCCAAGGAGGTGGCCATGGCCCTGCTCAGCCATGTCTTGGATTCCACGGGAGTTTGA
- a CDS encoding response regulator yields MDEFSVLVVDDEQEVRQTLSEMIEGLGYQVLVAGGGEEALRRIRDEKVDLVITDLSMPGLNGLDLILASKEINPSIPIAVISAFGSVENTSEALTRGAFSFVAKPFKLPEIRELVRKGRQLRELSLGTYALMEWVQSQTEMVFPSQPHLFPSAILFAVKECQWRGMDDEGRLENVAICLEELLSNAYVHGNRRNGDKRIRLKMSFDAEKFVLSVRDEGEGFDGENYLGMIRGRQPSVPEKRGLFIVDLLADELRFNGKGDEVTAVMYREKRPAGR; encoded by the coding sequence ATGGATGAATTCAGTGTTCTTGTTGTCGATGACGAGCAAGAGGTGCGGCAGACTCTTTCGGAGATGATCGAGGGGCTCGGGTATCAGGTTCTGGTGGCAGGGGGCGGGGAGGAGGCTCTTCGGAGAATCAGGGACGAGAAGGTCGATCTGGTCATTACCGATCTGTCGATGCCCGGATTGAACGGTTTGGATCTGATACTCGCCTCCAAGGAGATCAACCCTAGTATTCCCATCGCCGTCATCTCCGCCTTTGGAAGTGTGGAGAACACAAGCGAGGCCCTTACCAGGGGTGCCTTCAGCTTCGTGGCCAAGCCCTTCAAGCTGCCGGAGATAAGGGAACTGGTTCGAAAGGGCAGGCAGTTGCGGGAATTGTCCCTGGGGACCTACGCGCTTATGGAGTGGGTTCAGAGTCAAACGGAGATGGTCTTCCCCAGCCAGCCCCATCTCTTCCCCTCTGCGATACTGTTTGCCGTCAAGGAGTGCCAGTGGCGGGGCATGGACGATGAAGGGCGCCTGGAGAATGTCGCCATATGCCTGGAGGAGCTTCTGAGTAATGCCTATGTTCATGGTAACCGGAGGAATGGGGATAAGCGAATCAGGCTGAAGATGTCTTTCGATGCGGAGAAATTTGTCCTTTCTGTCAGAGACGAGGGGGAGGGATTTGACGGGGAGAACTACTTGGGAATGATAAGGGGACGGCAGCCGTCGGTTCCTGAGAAGAGGGGTCTCTTCATCGTCGACCTCCTTGCGGACGAACTCCGGTTCAACGGCAAAGGCGACGAGGTGACGGCGGTGATGTACAGAGAAAAGAGGCCGGCAGGGCGATGA
- a CDS encoding MerR family transcriptional regulator, giving the protein MGNTQGLMKIGEVARKTGVSLRTIRYYEELGLINPAMRSPGGFRLYDGTALSRINLIQSLQELEMSLKEIKVLMALKRKSKTRGEVAKKLLVRLQKQSAEAERRRAVYQTILRDFHEGMRILSQCQECTRKPDQPHCGKHKEFLSEDLLPTVVRSLF; this is encoded by the coding sequence GTGGGCAATACACAGGGGCTGATGAAGATCGGCGAGGTCGCAAGAAAGACGGGCGTTTCCCTCAGGACGATACGCTATTACGAGGAACTCGGACTGATCAATCCGGCCATGCGAAGCCCCGGAGGGTTTCGGCTCTACGATGGAACAGCTCTCTCCAGGATCAATCTGATTCAATCACTCCAAGAACTCGAGATGAGCCTCAAGGAGATCAAGGTGCTGATGGCCTTGAAACGCAAGAGCAAGACCAGAGGAGAAGTGGCCAAGAAGCTTCTCGTGCGGCTCCAAAAGCAGAGCGCCGAAGCGGAGAGAAGGAGAGCCGTCTACCAGACCATCCTTCGGGATTTCCATGAAGGCATGAGAATCCTGAGCCAGTGCCAGGAGTGCACGAGGAAACCGGATCAACCCCACTGTGGAAAGCACAAGGAGTTTCTCTCGGAAGACCTCCTCCCCACCGTCGTGCGCTCCCTCTTTTGA
- a CDS encoding MoxR family ATPase, with product MQVDMETAARISLLQKNVEKAIKGKSHVVRLAVITLLARGHLLIEDVPGVGKTTLAHSLARSLNCSFKRIQFTSDMLPSDILGVSVYNPIQKEFEFKSGPIFSNVVLADEINRTSPKTQSSLLEAMNESQVSIDKETYPLPRPFIVIATQNPLEYQGTFPLPESQLDRFMMRIRIGYPQIDDEKEILKAEWPGSPCSDLAPVLSVEEVLHLQEMVDTVRMDESLMDYILHIVGATRSSKNLEVGASPRGGLFLMKASKAMAVSRGRGYCIPDDIKGVAVPVLAHRVVVAGRFNFYGQRGEEAERIIQDLVESVPVPL from the coding sequence ATGCAGGTCGACATGGAAACCGCGGCCAGGATCTCCCTCCTCCAGAAAAACGTGGAGAAGGCAATCAAGGGGAAGTCTCATGTGGTCCGACTGGCGGTGATCACACTTCTCGCAAGAGGCCATCTCCTGATCGAGGATGTGCCCGGGGTGGGCAAGACGACGTTGGCCCACAGTCTCGCACGCTCCCTTAACTGCTCCTTCAAGAGGATCCAGTTTACAAGCGACATGCTGCCCTCGGACATCCTGGGCGTTTCGGTCTACAACCCGATTCAGAAGGAGTTCGAATTCAAATCGGGCCCCATCTTCTCCAATGTGGTTCTTGCCGACGAGATCAACCGGACCTCACCCAAGACCCAGAGCTCACTGCTTGAGGCCATGAATGAATCCCAGGTCTCGATCGACAAGGAGACCTATCCCCTGCCCAGACCCTTCATCGTCATCGCCACACAGAACCCCCTGGAGTACCAGGGTACCTTTCCCCTGCCCGAATCCCAACTCGACAGGTTCATGATGCGCATCCGGATCGGATACCCCCAGATCGACGACGAAAAAGAGATTCTCAAGGCAGAGTGGCCGGGCTCCCCATGTAGTGATCTCGCCCCCGTCCTCTCTGTGGAGGAGGTTCTCCATCTCCAGGAGATGGTAGACACCGTGCGGATGGATGAGAGCCTGATGGACTATATCCTCCATATCGTGGGTGCAACTCGAAGCTCCAAGAACCTCGAAGTGGGCGCGAGCCCCAGAGGGGGGCTTTTTCTCATGAAGGCATCAAAAGCCATGGCAGTCAGCCGGGGAAGGGGATACTGCATTCCCGACGACATCAAGGGTGTGGCCGTCCCGGTCCTGGCCCACCGGGTGGTTGTGGCCGGTCGATTCAACTTCTACGGCCAGAGGGGTGAGGAGGCCGAGCGAATCATACAGGACCTGGTCGAGAGTGTCCCTGTGCCCCTATGA
- a CDS encoding DUF58 domain-containing protein yields MESLRRLLQLSYRDRALRFTPVGFRFFLITLGVGIGALNTGNNLLYMILAMMLSLIVVSGILSEQSIKRISLSRSFPQSVFAASPFLVELRVTNLKRFVPTFSLQIEDLGEGDVALGNHYLLKIAAGKTLVLNYRARFERRGRHAFTGFRLTTRYPFGLFVKSREIRKERAILVYPEILPDRFEGIRTPGDGTGKLPNIRKANEGDFLGIRDYRTGDDSRSIHWRSSAKRSSLMVKEFEAEQSHRVSLVLDGAFGMGHLENPKELFETAVRIAATLVLRLDQRGFQTRLVTRGRTTPFGLGTHHARSLLEILSLVEGEDLAETNPPDPGSWRNGRQGSVVFISARPDALSGIPEECIPVSVLDFHRSLNEPP; encoded by the coding sequence ATGGAATCCTTGCGAAGACTCCTCCAGCTCTCTTACAGGGATCGAGCCCTGAGGTTCACACCCGTAGGATTCCGATTCTTTCTCATCACACTCGGAGTGGGCATCGGGGCCTTGAACACCGGGAACAATCTGCTTTACATGATCCTGGCCATGATGCTCAGCCTCATCGTGGTCTCGGGGATACTCTCGGAACAGTCTATCAAGCGGATCTCCTTGTCGAGATCCTTTCCCCAATCCGTTTTCGCCGCCTCCCCCTTCCTGGTAGAGCTGAGGGTGACAAATCTCAAGCGATTTGTCCCCACTTTCTCTCTCCAGATCGAGGACCTGGGCGAAGGGGATGTTGCCTTGGGGAATCACTATCTTCTCAAGATTGCCGCGGGGAAGACCCTCGTCCTGAACTACCGGGCCCGCTTTGAGAGGCGGGGGCGCCACGCATTCACAGGGTTCCGCCTCACCACCAGATATCCCTTCGGCCTCTTCGTCAAATCGAGAGAAATCCGCAAGGAGAGAGCGATCCTGGTCTACCCCGAGATCCTGCCCGACCGGTTCGAGGGAATCAGGACCCCGGGTGACGGGACCGGTAAGCTCCCCAATATAAGAAAGGCAAATGAAGGCGACTTCCTGGGCATTCGAGACTACCGGACCGGCGACGACTCAAGGTCGATCCACTGGCGAAGCTCCGCGAAACGGTCCAGCCTCATGGTCAAGGAGTTTGAGGCGGAACAGAGCCACCGCGTCAGCCTTGTCCTCGACGGGGCCTTCGGTATGGGTCACCTTGAGAATCCTAAGGAGCTGTTCGAGACCGCGGTTCGCATTGCTGCAACCCTGGTTCTCAGGTTGGACCAGAGAGGGTTTCAGACCAGGCTCGTCACCAGGGGCCGTACAACGCCTTTCGGCCTCGGAACGCATCATGCGCGGAGTCTGCTTGAGATACTCTCCCTCGTCGAAGGAGAAGACCTGGCCGAAACCAACCCTCCGGATCCCGGATCTTGGCGAAACGGCAGGCAGGGGTCGGTGGTATTCATCTCGGCACGCCCGGATGCTTTGAGCGGAATCCCCGAGGAGTGCATCCCTGTGTCTGTTCTCGATTTCCATAGATCTCTCAATGAACCGCCATGA
- a CDS encoding DUF3488 domain-containing protein, translated as MNKRFLSLFRSSYHLLVLAGFLSQALTGALNPLILSLGFAALGLSFFKSRLGPSLILSRALGNTAALAALLFGLADYFFLSGDMIIASAHLLILIQTVKLFSLKNNRDYHQLYGLSFFGLISAAGLTAGLSFVFSFLFYLLMLTWTLILHHFKEELESRGMELSADPGGAPPVGGRFLATVSLVAFFSFFITLAFFYGIPRIGFGYLHSRSPDSRVSGFSKTVDLALFGPVRLDSRAVMRVELYPAQGTPQAGPLHWRAMAFDYYNGRAWESRAPFDRLLRPGSGRVFPVRERAGTGPILEQTFYMEPLGMDLVFSLPGTVAVSGDFLYVKTNRLGTIELPLSVRKRIRLSYRVRSEIALTRDGREISSPRPPEKGGSDFSLQLPEQSQSIRRLAHQVTKPFEGDYQKVEAVEKFLKENYTYSLDVERNPAYSPVEDFLFHQKKGFCEHFATAMTLMVRSLDIPARLVSGFLGGEWNGFGRYYLIREKDAHTWVEVYFPGSGWVTFDPTPPAGEEKPVFGPVKELFHFVDALRLKWNRYVINYRLRDQVAAVRLARTKGLYLGRGGRRLLAALKIRYRLWASKAPSWQKSLFLLLILLGGVGTLFLIIRQVKKPLASTKESSRQPIRVGFYREMVRMLEARGFSRKAGTTPLEYAREVIRSGGRGYNGVLDITCLYNRQRFGGQEASPQEMARIRSMLGDLRNLIQETRGSRPASRPSRYNRNHPPPTATPL; from the coding sequence ATGAACAAGAGGTTTCTATCTCTTTTCAGGTCTTCCTATCATCTGCTCGTTCTGGCCGGGTTTCTCTCCCAGGCCCTGACAGGAGCTCTCAATCCGCTGATCCTCTCATTGGGATTCGCCGCACTGGGCCTCTCTTTTTTCAAGAGCCGCCTCGGGCCTTCCCTGATTCTCTCCAGGGCATTGGGAAACACTGCTGCCCTTGCCGCCCTCCTCTTCGGCCTTGCCGATTACTTCTTCCTCTCAGGAGACATGATCATCGCCTCGGCCCATCTCCTGATTCTGATTCAGACCGTCAAGCTCTTCAGCCTGAAAAACAACCGCGACTACCATCAACTCTACGGCCTGAGCTTCTTCGGCCTGATTTCTGCGGCCGGATTGACCGCCGGGCTCTCCTTCGTCTTCTCCTTCCTCTTCTATCTCTTGATGCTGACCTGGACCCTGATTCTCCACCACTTCAAGGAAGAGTTGGAAAGCAGGGGAATGGAGCTGTCCGCAGATCCTGGCGGGGCACCACCCGTGGGCGGCCGGTTTCTTGCGACCGTGTCCCTGGTCGCCTTCTTCTCCTTCTTCATCACCCTTGCCTTCTTCTATGGAATCCCCCGCATCGGATTCGGCTATCTCCATTCAAGAAGCCCTGACAGCCGTGTTTCGGGATTCTCCAAGACCGTGGACCTCGCCCTCTTCGGTCCGGTAAGACTCGACTCACGGGCTGTCATGAGGGTTGAGCTCTATCCGGCACAGGGAACGCCACAGGCAGGACCCCTCCACTGGCGAGCAATGGCCTTCGACTATTACAACGGCAGGGCATGGGAGAGCCGGGCGCCCTTCGACCGGCTCCTGAGACCAGGCTCTGGCAGGGTCTTTCCCGTCCGAGAAAGAGCCGGCACGGGGCCGATTCTGGAGCAGACCTTCTACATGGAACCCCTCGGTATGGATCTCGTCTTTTCTCTTCCCGGTACCGTGGCCGTTTCAGGCGATTTTCTGTACGTGAAGACCAACAGGCTCGGCACCATAGAGCTCCCCCTCTCTGTGAGGAAGAGGATACGGCTGAGCTACAGGGTTCGATCCGAGATCGCCCTCACCCGGGATGGAAGGGAGATCAGCAGCCCCAGGCCTCCCGAAAAGGGGGGCTCCGACTTCTCCCTCCAGTTGCCCGAGCAGAGCCAGAGCATCCGGCGTCTCGCCCATCAGGTAACCAAGCCCTTTGAGGGAGACTACCAAAAGGTGGAGGCCGTCGAGAAATTTCTCAAAGAAAACTACACCTACAGTCTCGACGTGGAGAGAAACCCCGCTTACTCCCCTGTCGAGGATTTTCTCTTCCATCAGAAAAAAGGCTTCTGCGAACACTTTGCCACTGCCATGACACTGATGGTCAGAAGCCTGGACATCCCCGCCAGACTCGTTTCAGGCTTTCTCGGTGGAGAGTGGAACGGATTCGGCCGGTACTACCTGATCCGCGAGAAAGACGCCCACACATGGGTGGAGGTCTATTTCCCTGGAAGCGGCTGGGTGACCTTCGACCCCACCCCGCCGGCCGGAGAGGAGAAACCGGTCTTCGGCCCGGTCAAAGAACTCTTCCATTTCGTCGATGCCCTGCGCTTGAAGTGGAACCGATATGTCATAAACTACCGGTTGAGAGACCAGGTCGCGGCGGTCCGCCTGGCCCGAACCAAAGGCCTCTACCTGGGGAGGGGAGGCCGGCGGCTTCTTGCGGCGCTCAAGATTCGATACCGCCTCTGGGCAAGCAAGGCGCCCTCCTGGCAGAAGTCTCTCTTTCTCCTTTTGATCCTACTCGGAGGAGTTGGAACCCTCTTTCTGATCATCCGTCAAGTGAAGAAACCCCTTGCCTCGACAAAGGAATCTTCCCGCCAGCCGATCCGGGTGGGGTTCTACAGGGAAATGGTCAGGATGCTCGAGGCACGGGGCTTTTCGAGAAAGGCGGGAACTACTCCTCTCGAGTACGCCCGGGAGGTGATCCGATCAGGGGGCAGGGGTTACAACGGTGTGCTCGATATCACCTGTCTTTACAACCGGCAACGGTTCGGGGGGCAAGAGGCCTCTCCCCAGGAGATGGCTCGCATCCGATCCATGCTCGGAGATCTCAGAAACCTGATCCAAGAGACCCGAGGCTCTCGCCCCGCCAGCCGGCCGTCCCGCTACAACCGTAACCATCCACCCCCAACCGCCACCCCCCTTTAA
- a CDS encoding methionyl-tRNA formyltransferase, with protein sequence MSVRVLLIVSHYLGVRLIDELLKTGDEIVGVVAGSVRPATGYWHVPPEYDVRAKAIESYLPLYEPEPSRLNSPEFLGAIRKTNPDFIVSGYYAKIFGDALLAIPPEGCVNLHPARLPEYRGLTPHFTHMLLGDDRNYITMHWLDAGVDTGDIIAWSSIEIRPEETGFETGRRLTEAGMEMLREYWPRVKDGTAPRLKQDESRASTFNFSWDIAEIDWTQSATQIWNLVRTLTRPLGGAWTMVGGRRVHVWGIEVVDPDGELAAARTLPGQVLAVTGRGMWVQCGQGQVRILDATPDDRPDTTLFELVAQFGGDMPLLLG encoded by the coding sequence ATGAGCGTACGTGTGCTCCTGATCGTGTCCCATTATCTGGGTGTCCGCCTCATCGATGAACTGCTCAAGACGGGTGACGAGATCGTCGGGGTGGTGGCCGGTTCGGTGAGGCCGGCTACGGGTTACTGGCACGTTCCCCCGGAGTACGACGTCCGCGCAAAGGCAATCGAGAGCTACCTTCCCCTTTACGAACCCGAGCCCTCGAGGCTGAACAGCCCCGAATTCCTGGGGGCGATCCGCAAGACAAACCCCGACTTTATCGTGTCCGGCTACTACGCCAAGATATTCGGCGATGCGCTCCTCGCCATCCCGCCGGAAGGCTGCGTGAACCTCCATCCGGCGAGGTTGCCCGAGTACCGGGGGCTCACCCCTCATTTTACCCATATGCTCCTCGGCGACGATAGAAACTACATCACCATGCACTGGCTCGATGCAGGGGTGGACACCGGTGACATTATCGCGTGGTCCTCGATCGAGATCAGGCCCGAGGAGACCGGGTTTGAAACGGGCCGGCGCCTGACAGAAGCCGGAATGGAGATGTTGCGGGAATACTGGCCCAGGGTAAAAGACGGCACGGCGCCGCGCCTCAAACAGGACGAATCCAGGGCGTCGACTTTCAACTTCTCCTGGGATATCGCAGAGATAGATTGGACGCAGTCTGCCACTCAAATCTGGAACTTGGTACGGACACTGACCCGGCCTCTGGGTGGTGCCTGGACGATGGTGGGTGGTCGCAGGGTTCATGTCTGGGGGATCGAGGTGGTTGACCCGGACGGGGAACTCGCAGCGGCAAGGACGCTGCCGGGCCAGGTGTTGGCGGTGACCGGCAGGGGCATGTGGGTACAGTGCGGCCAGGGCCAGGTGCGGATCCTGGATGCCACGCCGGACGACCGGCCTGACACCACCCTCTTCGAACTAGTGGCTCAATTTGGTGGAGACATGCCTCTGCTGCTCGGTTGA
- a CDS encoding aminotransferase class I/II-fold pyridoxal phosphate-dependent enzyme encodes MRKENGFQPVVDEIEPLVGPRTAAVIINSPSNPTGAVFSKESIQALVDMTHRHDVFLISDEAYEAIVFEEQHHSPAAFDRDDRVISVFGASKTYAMTGWRIGYYVAPLRVADEMHKVIEPFVVNATSISQKAAEAALSGPRDCVREMVRAYRQRRDIVVEALRQEGVEFFIPEGAFYLMLEISETGMDSYGFARELVQETGVAVAPGRTFGPNSDNYIRISFCAGPDELQEGLRRFCRFYRNKCHR; translated from the coding sequence CTGCGAAAGGAGAACGGTTTTCAGCCGGTTGTCGATGAAATAGAACCACTTGTCGGACCGCGTACGGCTGCCGTGATCATCAACTCACCGTCGAATCCCACCGGAGCCGTTTTTTCAAAAGAATCTATACAGGCCCTCGTAGACATGACGCATCGGCACGACGTCTTTTTGATCTCGGATGAAGCCTACGAGGCGATTGTATTCGAGGAGCAGCATCACAGTCCGGCTGCCTTTGACCGGGATGACCGCGTGATTTCCGTCTTTGGGGCGTCCAAGACCTATGCCATGACAGGCTGGCGGATAGGATACTATGTCGCCCCCCTCCGGGTTGCGGATGAGATGCACAAGGTGATCGAACCCTTTGTCGTCAATGCGACTTCCATCTCACAGAAAGCGGCAGAGGCCGCCCTGAGCGGTCCCCGGGACTGTGTGCGGGAAATGGTTCGTGCCTATAGGCAGCGCAGAGACATAGTAGTGGAAGCGTTGCGGCAGGAGGGGGTTGAGTTTTTCATACCTGAGGGTGCCTTCTATCTGATGCTTGAAATCAGTGAAACGGGCATGGACTCATATGGTTTCGCAAGAGAATTGGTCCAGGAGACGGGCGTTGCGGTAGCCCCTGGAAGAACATTCGGCCCGAACTCCGACAACTATATCAGGATCTCATTTTGCGCCGGTCCCGATGAACTCCAGGAAGGGCTGCGACGATTCTGCCGGTTCTATCGCAACAAATGCCATCGTTGA
- a CDS encoding alanine racemase — MRLSRPAWVEIDLDNIAHNVRSIRRLVRKDTRKDTEIMAVLKNDAYGHGIPEVAKTLYANGVSRFAVAMYSEGVLLRRALPEASVLILGYTPQYLYDELIAESITPTVFTFEDARSLSERALALGRRIRIHLKIDTGMHRLGFPADSETVALIKAIGLMPNIEIERIFTDTQAYPGGGDSGAGRRIYQIHGQSGASLSAGGNTPKGAERERNRGGHRADCGDARFRIHPGKRFDNDCRTRR, encoded by the coding sequence TTGAGGTTAAGCAGACCGGCCTGGGTAGAAATCGATCTGGACAATATCGCCCACAACGTGCGGAGCATCCGCCGGTTGGTAAGGAAGGACACCCGCAAGGATACGGAGATCATGGCTGTGCTCAAAAACGACGCCTATGGTCACGGGATACCGGAGGTGGCCAAGACACTCTATGCTAACGGCGTTTCCCGATTCGCGGTGGCTATGTATTCCGAGGGGGTTCTGCTGAGACGGGCATTGCCGGAAGCCTCTGTCCTCATCCTGGGTTACACCCCCCAATACCTATACGACGAGCTTATTGCCGAGTCGATTACGCCGACTGTTTTCACGTTTGAAGATGCCCGGTCCTTGTCGGAAAGAGCGTTGGCCCTGGGGAGAAGAATAAGAATCCACCTGAAGATCGATACGGGTATGCACAGGTTGGGCTTCCCGGCGGACTCCGAGACGGTCGCCCTGATCAAGGCCATCGGTTTGATGCCGAATATCGAAATCGAACGGATCTTTACCGACACCCAGGCATATCCGGGAGGCGGCGATTCGGGCGCTGGAAGAAGGATTTACCAAATACACGGCCAATCCGGGGCTTCTCTCTCTGCGGGAGGCAATACTCCAAAAGGTGCGGAAAGAGAACGGAATAGAGGCGGACATCGGGCAGATTGCGGTGACGCCCGGTTCCGTATTCACCCTGGCAAGCGCTTTGATAACGATTGCCGAACCCGGCGATGA